In Pyrus communis chromosome 8, drPyrComm1.1, whole genome shotgun sequence, one genomic interval encodes:
- the LOC137742417 gene encoding actin-related protein 4-like has protein sequence MYGGDEVSAVVLDLGSHTCKAGYAGEDAPKAVFPSVVGSIDQMEVDATEMENNSGPAVDPKNNSKSLDSDKAKGKRKLFVGSQALGYRRDHMEVLSSIKDGVVVDWDAVEGIWDHAFRECLLVDPKEHPMLLAEPSSNTQQQRERTAELMFEKYKVPAFFLAKNAVLTSFASGRATSLVVDSGGGSTTVAPVHDGYVLQKAVSSSPIGGEFLTDCLTKSLESKGMMIKPRYSFKRRETRPGEFQVVDVDFPNTTESYRLYAQRIIASDIKECVCRAPDTPYDEIAYSNIPMTSYELPDGQTIEIGADRFKIPDILFNPSLAQTIPGMEHFAEIASTVRGLPQMVIESINKCDVDIRRELFSSILLAGGTASMQQLKERLEKDMLEESPQAARVKVLVAGNSTERRFSVWIGGSILASLGSFQQMWFSKAEYEEHGASYIQRKCP, from the exons ATGTACGGAGGCG ATGAGGTATCAGCTGTCGTACTCGACCTCGGCTCCCACACTTGCAAAGCCGGCTATGCTGGCGAAGATGCGCCCAAGGCCGTCTTCCCTTCC GTTGTCGGGTCAATTGATCAAATGGAAGTTGATGCAACAGAAATGGAAAACAACTCTGGACCTGCTGTAGATCCAAAGAATAATTCAAAATCTCTTGATTCTGACAAAGCCAAGGGAAAGCGCAAATTATTTGTAGGATCTCAAGCCTTAGGGTACCGTCGGGATCATATGGAG GTGCTGTCATCCATAAAGGATGGAGTAGTTGTTGACTGGGATGCTGTGGAGGGTATATGGGATCATGCTTTTAG GGAATGTCTATTGGTTGATCCCAAAGAGCATCCAATGCTACTTGCAGAGCCATCTTCAAACactcaacaacaaagagaaag GACGGCAGAGCTTATGTTTGAAAAGTACAAAGTTCCTGCCTTTTTTTTGGCCAAGAATGCT GTTCTCACATCATTTGCATCAGGTCGAGCTACCTCGTTAGTAGTAGATAG TGGTGGAGGATCAACTACAGTTGCTCCAGTTCATGATGGCTATGTTCTTCAAAAG GCTGTGTCATCTTCTCCTATTGGGGGAGAGTTTCTTACtgattgtttgacaaaaagTTTGGAAAGTAAAGGCATGATG ATTAAACCCAGATATTCTTTTAAGAGAAGGGAAACACGACCTGGAGAGTTTCAG GTAGTAGATGTTGATTTTCCAAATACCACAGAAAGCTACAGACTCTATGCCCAG AGGATAATTGCTAGTGACATCAAAGAATGCGTGTGTAGAGCCCCAGACACTCCATATGATG aaATCGCATATTCAAACATTCCAATGACCTCATATGAGCTTCCTGATGGCCA GACAATTGAAATCGGAGCTGATAGATTCAAGATTCCTGATATTCTCTTTAACCCATCCTTGGCTCAG ACAATTCCTGGTATGGAGCATTTTGCAGAAATTGCTTCCACTGTTCGTGGTCTGCCACAAATG GTTATCGAGAGCATTAACAAGTGTGATGTGGACATCCGCCGTGAATTGTTTAGTAGTATACTG CTTGCCGGTGGCACAGCATCAATGCAACAGTTGAAGGAACGCCTTGAGAAAGACATGCTGGAG GAGTCCCCTCAAGCTGCTAGAGTTAAAGTATTGGTGGCCGGGAATTCAACCGAAAGGCGATTCAG TGTTTGGATAGGCGGAAGTATATTGGCGTCTCTCGGTTCATTCCAGCAAATGTGGTTCTCCAAGGCTGA GTACGAGGAGCATGGGGCTTCCTACATACAACGAAAGTGCCCCTAA
- the LOC137743448 gene encoding receptor-like serine/threonine-protein kinase At1g78530 — protein sequence MGKALVLAFYITICCVAFIISKIVISVLIYKRWKKKHLVHEDGFSGGKMVLFGAPTMKPLKTDVFLKKTLKLSNKDIIGSGGYGTVYKLTVNDSTAFAVKRLSRGSPDRDRGFERELEAMGDIKHRNIVTLHGYYTAPNYNLLVYELMPNGSLDAVLHGRSTDKMHLDWPTRYKIALGAARGISYLHHDCIPHIIHRDIKSSNILLDQNMEARVSDFGLATLMEPDKTHVSTLVAGTFGYLAPEYFDTGRATAKGDVYSFGVVLLELLTGKKPTDEAFIEEGTKLVTWVKAVVQDRREEYVLDSNLGCCSIDEINTVFSIALICLEPEPSKRPTMDEVVKMLEQIKNKK from the exons ATGGGAAAGGCTTTGGTTTTAGCATTCTACATAACCATATGCTGTGTTGCTTTTATTATATCAAAGATTGTTATTTCAGTCCTCATCTATAAGCGCTGGAAGAAGAAGCACTTGGTGCATGAAGATGGCTTCTCTG GTGGGAAAATGGTTTTGTTCGGGGCACCAACAATGAAACCTCTGAAAACGGATGTGttcttgaagaagacattgaagtTGAGCAACAAGGACATCATTGGTTCCGGAGGCTACGGGACGGTTTATAAGCTGACAGTAAATGACTCCACAGCCTTTGCTGTGAAAAGATTGAGCAGAGGAAGTCCAGATAGAGATCGAGGCTTCGAGAGAGAGCTCGAAGCAATGGGGGACATAAAACACCGCAACATCGTCACCCTTCATGGATATTACACTGCTCCAAACTATAATCTTCTCGTATATGAACTGATGCCTAATGGAAGTTTGGATGCAGTCCTGCATG GAAGATCAACGGACAAGATGCATTTGGATTGGCCTACCAGATACAAAATAGCACTAGGTGCGGCAAGAGGAATATCGTACCTTCATCACGATTGCATCCCTCACATAATCCACAGAGATATCAAATCAAGCAACATCTTGTTGGATCAAAACATGGAGGCTCGAGTGTCTGATTTCGGATTGGCCACGTTGATGGAACCGGATAAGACTCATGTTTCAACACTTGTAGCTGGAACTTTCGGATACCTAGCTCCTG AATACTTTGATACGGGAAGAGCAACAGCGAAAGGCGATGTTTACAGTTTTGGAGTTGTTTTACTAGAGCTTCTAACCGGAAAGAAACCTACGGATGAAGCATTCATTGAGGAGGGAACAAAGCTTGTGACATGG GTGAAGGCAGTTGTTCAAGACAGAAGGGAGGAGTATGTACTTGACAGTAACTTAGGCTGCTGTTCGATTGATGAGATTAACACTGTTTTTAGTATTGCATTAATTTGCCTCGAACCGGAGCCTTCAAAGAGGCCTACCATGGATGAGGTTGTCAAGATGCTTGAGcagatcaaaaataaaaaataa